In Nitrospira sp., one genomic interval encodes:
- the arsS gene encoding arsenosugar biosynthesis radical SAM protein ArsS (Some members of this family are selenoproteins.), translated as MAGLSLLARRDPLAAPSEQLRLLTENQVCPSFDQALDRAGLFPLHVTGLTTLQVNVGKLCNQTCRHCHVDAGPDRTEVMTRETMDLCLRALAQTEIPTLDITGGAPELNPHFRWLVGQARSLGRHVMDRCNLSVLLVPSQADLAEFLAQHRVEVVASLPSYRASQTDAQRGEGIFDKSMEALRRLNQVGYGREGTGLILDLVYNPVGAFLPPKQEAIEAQFRKELTTRHGISFTRLYTITNMPISRFLEFLVDSGNFEGYMERLAAAFNPAAAAGVMCRYTLSVGWDGTLYDCDFNQMLDLPVSLQAPRHIRDFDPDRLQHRPIVTNNHCYGCTAGSGSSCGGAVTS; from the coding sequence ATGGCCGGCCTGAGCCTTCTTGCGCGGCGGGATCCCCTGGCAGCGCCTTCTGAGCAGTTACGCCTGTTAACCGAAAACCAGGTCTGCCCTTCCTTTGACCAGGCGCTTGATCGCGCAGGTCTCTTTCCGCTCCACGTCACGGGCCTTACGACGTTACAGGTCAATGTCGGGAAGCTCTGCAACCAAACCTGCCGACACTGCCATGTCGACGCGGGGCCTGACCGCACCGAGGTCATGACGAGGGAGACCATGGACCTCTGCTTGCGCGCCTTGGCCCAGACCGAGATTCCCACGCTCGACATTACGGGAGGCGCTCCCGAGCTGAATCCACACTTTCGCTGGCTGGTGGGACAGGCACGATCGCTGGGCCGCCATGTGATGGATCGCTGCAATTTGTCCGTGCTGCTCGTGCCGTCTCAGGCGGACTTGGCGGAGTTCCTGGCGCAGCATCGCGTAGAGGTCGTTGCCTCTCTGCCCTCCTACCGGGCTTCGCAGACGGACGCACAACGTGGCGAGGGCATCTTCGACAAATCGATGGAGGCCCTGCGGCGACTGAATCAGGTGGGATACGGCCGAGAAGGGACGGGCCTCATCCTGGATTTGGTCTACAATCCGGTTGGAGCGTTCCTTCCGCCCAAACAGGAGGCGATCGAGGCCCAGTTCCGCAAAGAGCTGACCACTCGTCACGGCATCAGTTTTACGCGGCTCTATACGATCACGAACATGCCCATCAGTCGCTTCTTGGAGTTTCTGGTCGACAGCGGCAACTTCGAGGGCTACATGGAACGGTTGGCGGCGGCCTTCAATCCCGCCGCGGCGGCCGGCGTCATGTGTCGTTACACACTCTCGGTGGGATGGGACGGCACACTCTACGACTGCGACTTCAACCAAATGTTGGACTTGCCGGTCTCGCTGCAGGCGCCACGGCATATTCGGGACTTTGACCCGGATCGCTTGCAGCACCGTCCTATCGTCACCAACAATCACTGCTACGGCTGCACGGCAGGGAGCGGGTCCTCCTGCGGTGGGGCAGTCACCTCCTAA
- the arsB gene encoding ACR3 family arsenite efflux transporter yields MHERLYPSQEADGCGWEPPGGCSTIRRGTVSFFERYLTLWVAVCMVVGVLLGQAAPGVVAGLRDAEVWEGSHINLPIALLIWLMIVPMMMRVEFGAIRDVGQRPAGLFITLFVNWLVKPFSMAFLAWLFFRYVFAVWITPSEADQYIAGTIILAAAPCTAMVFVWSYLTDGDPAYTLVQVAVNDLIMLVLFAPIVGLLVSGASSLAVPFDVLVYSVVTFIVIPLAIGSALRARLVRQHGRRWLEEVCLPRFAPVTIAALLLTLVLIFAFQAQNILNKTGHVLLIAVPILLQVYLNAGLAYGLMHRWRVPHTVAAPGALIGASNFFELAVATAIALFGLESGAALATVVGVLVEVPVMLSVCSLCNSTRSWFAQEVAG; encoded by the coding sequence ATTCATGAGCGCCTTTATCCGAGCCAAGAAGCCGATGGTTGCGGCTGGGAGCCACCCGGCGGTTGTTCAACCATAAGGAGAGGCACTGTGTCATTCTTTGAGCGCTACCTGACCCTCTGGGTTGCTGTGTGTATGGTGGTGGGTGTCTTGCTTGGGCAGGCCGCGCCCGGTGTCGTTGCCGGCCTCAGGGATGCTGAGGTTTGGGAGGGAAGCCATATCAATCTCCCCATTGCGCTCCTGATTTGGCTCATGATCGTGCCGATGATGATGAGGGTCGAGTTTGGGGCGATCCGTGATGTGGGACAACGTCCCGCTGGGCTGTTCATCACGTTGTTCGTGAATTGGCTGGTCAAACCCTTTTCCATGGCGTTCTTGGCCTGGCTGTTCTTCCGATACGTCTTTGCAGTCTGGATCACCCCGTCGGAGGCCGATCAATACATCGCTGGAACGATTATTTTGGCGGCTGCTCCCTGTACTGCGATGGTGTTTGTCTGGAGTTACCTGACGGACGGTGATCCTGCCTATACGCTCGTCCAGGTGGCCGTCAACGATCTCATCATGCTGGTGTTGTTTGCGCCCATCGTCGGGCTGCTGGTCAGCGGCGCGTCGTCCTTGGCCGTTCCGTTCGATGTGCTGGTCTACTCGGTCGTCACGTTCATCGTGATTCCCTTGGCGATCGGCTCGGCGCTTCGAGCGCGGCTGGTGCGGCAACATGGTCGACGATGGCTGGAGGAAGTCTGTTTGCCGCGGTTCGCACCGGTGACAATTGCGGCGCTGCTGCTGACATTGGTACTGATTTTTGCTTTCCAAGCGCAGAACATCCTGAACAAGACCGGTCATGTGTTGCTGATCGCGGTGCCCATTCTGTTGCAGGTGTACCTGAATGCGGGGTTGGCCTATGGTCTGATGCATCGGTGGCGAGTTCCTCATACCGTCGCGGCCCCCGGCGCGTTGATCGGCGCGAGTAATTTTTTTGAGTTGGCGGTCGCCACGGCCATTGCCCTGTTCGGTCTGGAGTCGGGTGCGGCCTTGGCGACGGTGGTGGGGGTGCTGGTCGAGGTGCCGGTGATGTTGTCGGTCTGTAGTCTGTGCAATAGCACCAGGTCTTGGTTTGCGCAGGAGGTTGCAGGATGA
- a CDS encoding DUF488 domain-containing protein has protein sequence MSMKKPFLAAPHLWTIGHSTRSADGFLQLLTTHGIRLLVDVRRYPGSRRFPHFYADQLAERLTRAGLSYEHLPALGGRRPARADSMNLGWRNASFRGYADYMETDAFQRALDRLAALGRETPAAVMCAEAVPWRCHRSLIADALLVRGWEVLHIMGGNQVLPHQLPAFAVVQGERLLYPATAEPDSAPRLF, from the coding sequence ATGTCCATGAAGAAACCTTTCCTGGCGGCGCCGCACCTCTGGACCATCGGCCATTCCACCCGCTCGGCCGATGGGTTCCTCCAGCTCCTCACGACCCATGGCATCCGGCTCCTCGTCGACGTTCGCCGCTATCCAGGCTCACGACGGTTTCCGCATTTTTATGCCGATCAATTGGCCGAACGGCTGACCAGGGCGGGATTGTCGTACGAGCATCTGCCGGCCTTAGGCGGCCGACGGCCAGCTCGTGCCGACTCGATGAACCTCGGTTGGAGAAATGCGAGCTTTCGCGGTTATGCCGACTACATGGAGACGGACGCGTTTCAGCGAGCCCTCGACCGGCTGGCAGCCCTCGGCAGAGAAACGCCTGCAGCCGTCATGTGCGCGGAAGCCGTACCTTGGCGCTGCCACCGCTCACTGATCGCCGATGCTCTCCTGGTCCGCGGCTGGGAAGTGCTCCACATCATGGGGGGCAATCAGGTCCTGCCGCACCAGCTCCCGGCGTTTGCCGTGGTGCAGGGGGAGCGGCTCCTCTATCCGGCAACGGCTGAGCCGGACTCAGCACCGCGGCTGTTCTAA
- the hflC gene encoding protease modulator HflC: protein MSKQGIMVALIGIVVGLFVLGASPFYVVDVTQNAIVVQLGKPVRNVTEAGLYLKMPFIEEVTYFDKRLLDYDSNAQDVITQDKKTLLLDNFAKWRITDPLKVYQAFQSQRGALQRLHDIIYSELRVELGRHDLAEIVSSARAQLMAVVTQRANEKASAYGIEIQDVRIKRADLPEQNEKAVFARMQAERERQAKQYRAEGAEESQKIKSEAEKDREIILAEAYREAEEIRGGGDAKAFRIYAEAYRQDPHFFEFTRTMEAYRKTLKDRTTLVVSPDSEFLRYLKQR from the coding sequence ATGAGCAAACAAGGAATCATGGTGGCACTGATCGGCATTGTCGTCGGTCTCTTCGTCTTGGGCGCCTCTCCGTTTTATGTCGTCGACGTGACGCAGAACGCCATCGTCGTTCAATTGGGTAAACCAGTCCGAAACGTGACCGAAGCCGGTCTGTATCTAAAAATGCCCTTCATCGAGGAGGTGACCTACTTCGACAAGCGCCTGCTGGACTACGATTCCAACGCCCAGGATGTCATTACACAGGACAAGAAGACCCTTCTCCTTGATAATTTCGCCAAGTGGCGAATCACCGATCCGCTCAAGGTGTATCAGGCATTTCAGAGTCAACGCGGCGCACTCCAACGCCTGCACGACATCATCTATTCGGAGCTGCGAGTGGAATTGGGGCGGCATGACCTTGCGGAGATCGTCTCCTCCGCTCGGGCACAGCTGATGGCCGTCGTCACTCAGCGGGCTAACGAGAAGGCCTCGGCCTATGGGATCGAGATCCAAGATGTCCGCATCAAACGCGCCGACCTCCCGGAGCAGAATGAGAAGGCGGTGTTCGCCCGCATGCAGGCAGAACGTGAGCGGCAGGCCAAGCAATACCGTGCCGAGGGTGCGGAGGAGTCTCAAAAGATCAAGTCCGAAGCTGAAAAGGACCGCGAGATCATTCTCGCCGAGGCCTACCGAGAGGCGGAGGAGATTCGCGGGGGAGGCGATGCCAAAGCCTTTCGAATCTATGCGGAAGCCTACCGCCAGGATCCGCACTTCTTCGAGTTCACCCGAACGATGGAAGCCTACCGAAAGACCCTCAAGGATCGAACCACCCTAGTGGTCAGCCCAGACTCGGAGTTCTTACGGTACCTCAAGCAGCGCTAG
- a CDS encoding arsenate reductase ArsC has translation MKQRVLFLCTGNSARSQMAEGWLRRLAGDRFEVFSAGTQPVGLNPGAVAAMAEVGIDVSQQRSKHVSEFRSQTFDHVITVCDRAKESCPVWPGTTHVLHWSFDDPAASTDSPESSRALFRRVRDEIGDRIKRFLDTSEAEE, from the coding sequence ATGAAGCAGCGGGTGTTGTTTCTCTGCACAGGAAATTCCGCCAGGAGCCAAATGGCTGAAGGATGGCTGCGGCGTCTGGCAGGGGACCGGTTCGAGGTGTTCAGCGCAGGCACGCAACCGGTCGGGCTGAATCCGGGAGCGGTCGCGGCAATGGCCGAGGTGGGAATCGATGTCTCACAGCAGCGCTCGAAGCATGTATCGGAATTCAGGTCGCAGACGTTCGACCATGTGATTACGGTGTGTGACCGTGCGAAGGAGTCCTGCCCGGTGTGGCCTGGGACGACGCATGTGCTCCACTGGAGTTTCGACGATCCGGCTGCGAGCACGGACTCGCCCGAATCCAGCCGAGCCCTCTTTCGGCGAGTACGCGATGAAATCGGCGACCGGATCAAGCGGTTTCTGGACACATCGGAGGCCGAAGAGTAA
- a CDS encoding methyltransferase domain-containing protein codes for MSIDDITQKVSDRYARAAGSGEQMCCPTGYNFEDLRSFIPDEVLKISYGCGTPAGLDNVRTGETVLDIGSGGGIDCFEAARRVGPSGRVIGIDMTDTMLEIARRNAPLVAANLGYGASNVEFRKGMADAMPIADASVDLIISNCVINLAPDKHKVFREMYRVIKPGGRFTISDIVSDQVVPQYLVHDSAKWGDCLSGALQVQDYIGGMVDAGFRGIHQVKAMPWQSIDGIHFLSVTLTGYKLPVPSASSASLYATLRGPFSAVTDEWGQRYQRGIPQVIDAAQAQLLDTEPFRSLFVIGSSPVPLDAADPRWCAILPEEAPCVWQGDYAVLGGAVIHAEDDDHHHYYRGVPLEICSKTRKVLSTEEYRPHFIIYNRSSTGVEGTAITCSATGGCC; via the coding sequence ATGTCTATCGACGATATCACCCAGAAAGTCAGCGACCGGTATGCCCGCGCCGCCGGCTCAGGGGAACAGATGTGTTGCCCGACCGGGTACAACTTTGAAGACCTGCGTTCCTTCATTCCCGACGAGGTGCTAAAGATTTCCTATGGGTGCGGCACGCCGGCGGGCCTGGACAACGTGCGGACCGGCGAGACGGTGCTGGATATCGGCTCAGGCGGAGGGATCGACTGTTTTGAGGCGGCCCGCCGTGTCGGACCGAGCGGCCGAGTCATCGGCATCGACATGACCGACACCATGCTGGAAATCGCCCGTCGCAATGCGCCCCTGGTCGCAGCCAATTTGGGCTATGGGGCCTCGAACGTGGAGTTTCGGAAGGGCATGGCCGACGCGATGCCGATCGCCGATGCGAGCGTGGATCTGATCATTTCTAATTGTGTCATCAATCTGGCTCCCGATAAACACAAGGTCTTCCGCGAGATGTATCGCGTGATCAAGCCCGGCGGGCGTTTCACCATTTCGGACATCGTCTCCGATCAAGTCGTGCCGCAATACCTGGTGCATGACAGCGCCAAATGGGGCGATTGCCTGTCTGGTGCCTTACAGGTGCAGGATTATATCGGCGGCATGGTCGATGCCGGGTTCCGCGGGATCCACCAGGTCAAGGCCATGCCCTGGCAATCGATCGACGGCATTCATTTTCTGTCGGTCACGCTGACCGGGTACAAACTCCCCGTCCCTTCCGCGAGCAGCGCCTCTCTCTATGCCACCCTCCGCGGCCCCTTCTCGGCCGTCACCGATGAGTGGGGACAGCGGTACCAACGTGGCATCCCGCAGGTGATCGACGCCGCTCAAGCCCAGCTACTCGATACGGAGCCGTTCCGTTCGCTCTTCGTGATCGGCTCCTCACCCGTTCCCCTCGATGCTGCGGATCCTCGCTGGTGCGCCATTCTGCCGGAGGAGGCTCCCTGCGTGTGGCAAGGCGACTATGCCGTTCTCGGCGGGGCGGTCATCCATGCGGAGGACGACGACCACCACCACTACTATCGCGGCGTCCCGCTGGAGATTTGCTCCAAGACCCGAAAAGTACTCTCGACAGAGGAATATCGCCCTCACTTCATCATCTACAATCGATCGTCGACCGGAGTCGAAGGAACGGCCATCACCTGTAGCGCGACGGGGGGCTGCTGCTGA
- a CDS encoding DUF2784 domain-containing protein translates to MAYRLAADLVLLLHLAFVLFVVAGGFLVLKWPRLAWLHVPAALWGALVEFTGWVCPLTPLESSLRVLGGASGYETDFIDQYLAPLLYPSALTREVQVLLGAGVVLINALIYGKVWRRR, encoded by the coding sequence ATGGCCTACCGTCTCGCGGCCGATCTCGTGCTGCTACTCCATCTGGCATTCGTCCTGTTCGTCGTCGCGGGAGGATTCCTGGTTCTGAAGTGGCCGCGCCTGGCATGGCTGCATGTGCCGGCCGCACTCTGGGGAGCCTTGGTGGAATTCACCGGGTGGGTCTGCCCGCTGACCCCACTCGAGTCGTCACTGCGGGTTCTCGGCGGCGCCTCAGGGTATGAGACCGATTTCATCGATCAATACTTGGCTCCTTTGCTGTACCCTTCGGCGCTCACTCGCGAGGTTCAAGTGCTGCTGGGCGCGGGCGTGGTACTGATCAACGCGCTGATCTATGGGAAAGTCTGGCGAAGAAGGTGA
- a CDS encoding formate--tetrahydrofolate ligase, with protein sequence MTDLEIARSIKAKHVFEVAQTLGIPSEDLIPFGRYKAKVSLGLSARLQRQPIGRYILVTAINPTPLGEGKTTTSIGLSMGLCRLGYRSVVTLRQPSLGPVFGIKGGGTGGGRAQVFPMEDINLHFTGDAHAVSASHNLLAAFVDNHLYHGNGLRVNPSGIRWPRTLGVSDRALRDVWLGDAKRKRSGQFVITEASEVMAVLALAADYEDLRQRLGRILIGLNEDGQCIHAEDFSCAGSMAVLLKDALLPNLVQTLEGTPAFVHAGPFGNIAHGNCSIVSDQLALRCSDYVVTEAGFGSDLGAEKFFNIKCRVSGLHPDVGVVVATLRALKLHGGGGTVKSGVPLPPGLTGPNQEALERGFANLEQHIANVRAHGVPVVVAVNAFKDDPPEELRWVCERTKSAGAEAAAISTHWANGGRGSEELARAVVEVARQGSKFAPLYDVAWPIKKKIETIVTRMYGASGVSFLPQAERDIELATRLGFAQLPICMAKTPLSLSHDPALKGRPTGFTVPIQEVRILAGAGFLTAVCSGIQLMPGLPKKPVGERIDFDPRSGEITGLA encoded by the coding sequence ATGACTGATTTGGAAATCGCTCGCTCCATCAAGGCCAAGCATGTTTTCGAGGTGGCGCAGACACTTGGGATTCCTTCAGAGGACCTCATTCCATTTGGGCGGTATAAGGCGAAAGTGTCCTTAGGATTGAGTGCCCGGCTGCAGCGTCAACCGATAGGACGATATATTCTGGTTACGGCTATCAACCCGACTCCGCTCGGCGAAGGTAAAACCACCACCTCGATCGGCTTGAGCATGGGACTCTGTCGGTTGGGATACCGATCGGTTGTGACCCTCAGGCAGCCTTCCTTGGGACCGGTCTTCGGAATCAAGGGAGGTGGGACGGGAGGTGGAAGGGCTCAAGTGTTCCCCATGGAGGATATCAATCTGCACTTCACGGGTGACGCCCATGCGGTATCGGCCAGCCATAACCTCCTTGCGGCGTTTGTGGACAATCACCTGTACCACGGAAATGGTCTTCGCGTGAATCCTTCAGGGATTCGATGGCCTAGGACGCTCGGGGTTAGTGATCGCGCGCTGCGAGACGTATGGCTAGGGGATGCAAAGAGAAAGCGATCCGGCCAGTTTGTCATCACGGAAGCTTCTGAAGTTATGGCGGTACTGGCTTTGGCCGCCGATTATGAGGATCTTCGTCAACGTCTCGGTAGGATCCTAATCGGGCTGAACGAAGACGGACAATGCATCCATGCGGAGGACTTTAGTTGTGCCGGCTCAATGGCTGTATTGCTGAAGGATGCCCTGCTACCCAACTTGGTCCAAACCTTGGAGGGCACCCCGGCGTTTGTCCATGCTGGGCCGTTTGGGAATATCGCTCACGGCAATTGTTCGATCGTTTCGGACCAATTGGCGTTACGCTGTTCTGACTACGTGGTTACGGAGGCAGGTTTCGGAAGCGACCTTGGGGCGGAGAAATTCTTTAACATCAAGTGCCGCGTATCCGGACTTCACCCGGACGTGGGGGTGGTCGTGGCGACGCTTCGGGCCCTCAAACTCCACGGAGGGGGCGGCACGGTGAAATCGGGGGTTCCCTTGCCACCGGGCTTAACGGGGCCCAATCAGGAGGCATTGGAACGGGGTTTCGCCAACCTTGAGCAACATATCGCCAACGTGCGGGCGCATGGTGTCCCTGTCGTCGTGGCCGTCAACGCCTTTAAGGACGACCCTCCCGAAGAACTACGTTGGGTATGCGAACGGACCAAGTCGGCGGGTGCCGAGGCGGCGGCGATCTCGACCCATTGGGCGAATGGAGGTCGAGGATCAGAGGAATTGGCGCGGGCCGTCGTTGAGGTGGCACGGCAAGGCAGCAAGTTTGCCCCGCTTTACGATGTGGCGTGGCCCATCAAGAAGAAAATCGAAACTATCGTGACCAGGATGTATGGTGCGTCCGGGGTTTCGTTTCTCCCTCAGGCGGAGCGGGATATCGAACTTGCAACTCGATTGGGGTTTGCGCAGCTTCCCATTTGTATGGCGAAAACGCCGCTTTCCCTCTCTCATGATCCGGCGCTCAAGGGGCGCCCGACGGGTTTTACCGTCCCCATTCAAGAAGTTCGAATCCTGGCCGGCGCGGGTTTTTTGACGGCGGTCTGTTCGGGAATCCAGCTGATGCCGGGGTTGCCTAAGAAGCCGGTTGGGGAACGGATCGACTTCGACCCGCGCTCGGGGGAAATCACGGGGCTGGCCTGA
- a CDS encoding winged helix-turn-helix transcriptional regulator, giving the protein MRGTAMKNPARAAALFHALADQTRLDILDELRGGECCVCELTDHLQAGQSRLSFHLKVLKDAGVIVDRRDGRWMYYSLNTDVIEELSGLVESFRLQKRSRRAASCG; this is encoded by the coding sequence ATGAGAGGGACGGCAATGAAAAATCCGGCGCGAGCGGCGGCGTTGTTTCACGCGCTTGCCGACCAGACTCGCCTCGACATCCTCGACGAATTGCGCGGTGGGGAGTGCTGTGTGTGCGAACTGACGGATCATCTGCAGGCCGGACAATCCAGGCTGTCGTTTCACCTGAAGGTTCTCAAGGACGCGGGCGTCATTGTGGATCGTCGTGACGGGCGGTGGATGTACTACAGTCTGAACACCGATGTGATCGAGGAATTGAGCGGGCTAGTCGAGTCATTTAGGCTGCAGAAACGGTCTCGTCGTGCCGCAAGCTGCGGCTGA
- the hflK gene encoding FtsH protease activity modulator HflK produces the protein MVWDPKDPWSKKGDDLDEAFQQAKGQLRNLLPSGGFRNLLIVALTIFLIWQSAFIVAPDEEGVVKRFGVPVRVVDPGPHLKIPVLETVLQPKVAKLHRVEVGFRTDRQGRQQMIPQEALMLTGDMNILAIEFIVQYKIKSSREYLFNVADIHDTIGKAAEASMREVIGKSKIDEALTTGKAQIQQDTQELLQRILDEYKTGLQVAAVQLQDVDPPEAVAAAFKDVTNAKEDREKLINQAQGYRNDIIPKAKGEAAQLVNQSKGYAQARLNRAQGEANRFQATLKEYHQAKDIISKRIYIETLEEILPTIDKVIMDGKGGERVLPYLPLDRFSKPAHSTPAQEPTP, from the coding sequence ATGGTCTGGGACCCGAAAGATCCGTGGAGCAAGAAGGGCGACGATTTGGACGAGGCCTTCCAACAGGCCAAGGGCCAACTACGCAACTTATTGCCATCCGGCGGATTCCGCAATCTGCTGATTGTCGCCCTGACGATCTTCCTGATCTGGCAGAGCGCCTTCATCGTGGCGCCGGATGAAGAAGGAGTCGTCAAACGATTCGGCGTCCCGGTCCGTGTCGTCGATCCGGGACCCCACCTCAAGATTCCAGTGCTCGAAACCGTCTTGCAGCCGAAGGTGGCTAAACTCCATCGAGTGGAAGTCGGCTTTCGCACCGATCGACAGGGTCGCCAGCAGATGATCCCGCAGGAAGCCTTGATGCTGACCGGTGACATGAACATCTTGGCCATAGAGTTCATCGTCCAATATAAAATCAAAAGCTCCCGTGAATACCTCTTCAACGTCGCCGACATTCATGACACGATCGGGAAAGCAGCCGAGGCCTCGATGCGGGAAGTGATCGGCAAGAGCAAGATCGACGAAGCCCTCACCACCGGTAAAGCGCAGATTCAACAGGACACACAGGAACTGCTTCAGCGTATCTTGGACGAGTATAAAACCGGCCTGCAGGTCGCTGCGGTCCAACTGCAGGACGTGGATCCCCCAGAGGCCGTGGCCGCAGCGTTCAAGGATGTGACCAACGCTAAAGAGGACCGCGAAAAGCTGATCAACCAGGCGCAGGGCTATCGCAACGACATCATCCCCAAAGCCAAAGGCGAAGCGGCTCAGCTCGTCAATCAGTCAAAGGGCTATGCGCAGGCCCGCCTCAATCGAGCCCAAGGCGAAGCCAATCGATTCCAGGCGACACTCAAGGAATATCACCAGGCCAAGGACATCATCAGCAAGCGCATCTATATCGAAACGCTGGAGGAGATCCTACCCACGATCGACAAGGTGATCATGGACGGCAAGGGAGGCGAACGTGTGCTGCCCTATTTGCCGCTCGACCGTTTTTCGAAGCCCGCCCACTCCACCCCTGCGCAGGAGCCGACTCCATGA
- a CDS encoding TfoX/Sxy family protein → MSPARRTSVDSFMTFVLEQLCADRLVTCRAMFGGYGLYYGTTFFGIIHKGRLFFRTNDVTRRAYLARGMQPFRPHPRQTLKRYLEVPVEVVEDREQLTCWATQAVTLPTAQLALPFTPSA, encoded by the coding sequence ATGAGCCCGGCGCGTCGAACCAGCGTCGATAGTTTCATGACGTTCGTGTTGGAGCAGCTGTGCGCCGATCGCCTCGTGACCTGCCGCGCCATGTTCGGCGGGTATGGCCTTTACTATGGGACCACCTTCTTCGGCATCATCCACAAGGGGCGGCTGTTTTTTCGAACCAACGACGTGACCCGCCGGGCGTACCTTGCGCGCGGGATGCAACCGTTTCGCCCACATCCCAGACAGACGTTGAAACGGTATCTCGAAGTCCCGGTGGAGGTCGTGGAAGATCGCGAGCAACTCACCTGCTGGGCCACCCAGGCGGTGACGCTGCCCACGGCACAGCTGGCATTACCGTTCACGCCGTCCGCCTAA